A genomic segment from Dasypus novemcinctus isolate mDasNov1 chromosome X, mDasNov1.1.hap2, whole genome shotgun sequence encodes:
- the NONO gene encoding non-POU domain-containing octamer-binding protein isoform X1: MQSNKTFNLEKQNHTPRKHHQHHHPQHHPQQQQQQPPPPPIPANGQQASSQNEGLTIDLKNFRKPGEKTFTQRSRLFVGNLPPDITEEEMRKLFEKYGKAGEVFIHKDKGFGFIRLETRTLAEIAKVELDNMPLRGKQLRVRFACHSASLTVRNLPQYVSNELLEEAFSVFGQVERAVVIVDDRGRPSGKGIVEFSGKPAARKALDRCSEGSFLLTTFPRPVTVEPMDQLDDEEGLPEKLVIKNQQFHKEREQPPRFAQPGSFEYEYAMRWKALIEMEKQQQDQVDRNIKEAREKLEMEMEAARHEHQVMLMRQDLMRRQEELRRMEELHNQEVQKRKQLELRQEEERRRREEEMRRQQEEMMRRQQEGFKGTFPDAREQEIRMGQMAMGGAMGINNRGAMPPAPVPTGTPAPPGPATMMPDGTLGLVRDRFPVPPKEKNEKKDKQTQKEHTGNGQSRQGVQITTGPHQQLNALAKLLQWKELGQLVELLLHSTVQLLELNLLQTNVADTNKVAVS, translated from the exons ATGCAGAGCAATAAAACCTTTAACCTGGAGAAGCAAAACCATACTCCAAGGAAACATCATCAGCATCACCATCCACAACACCACCCACAGCAACAACAGCAgcagccaccaccaccaccaatacctGCAAATGGGCAACAGGCCAGCAGCCAAA ATGAAGGCTTGACTATCGACCTGAAGAATTTTAGGAAACCAGGAGAGAAAACCTTTACCCAACGGAGCCGTCTCTTTGTGGGCAATCTTCCTCCTGACAtcactgaggaggaaatgaggaaaCTATTTGAAAAATATGGGAAAGCAGGCGAGGTCTTCATTCATAAGGATAAAGGCTTTGGCTTTATCCGCTTG GAAACACGAACCCTAGCGGAGATTGCCAAAGTGGAGCTGGACAACATGCCACTCCGTGGAAAGCAGCTGCGTGTGCGCTTTGCCTGCCATAGTGCATCTCTTACAGTCAGGAACCTTCCTCAGTACGTGTCCAATGAACTGCTGGAGGAGGCCTTTTCTGTGTTTGGTCAGGTGGAGAGGGCTGTAGTCATTGTGGATGATCGAGGAAGGCCCTCAGGAAAAGGCATTGTTGAGTTCTCAGGGAAGCCAGCTGCTCGGAAAGCTCTGGACAGATGCAGTGAAGGCTCCTTCCTGCTAACCAC ATTTCCTCGACCTGTGACTGTGGAGCCCATGGACCAATTAGATGATGAAGAGGGACTTCCAGAGAAGCTGGTTATAAAGAACCAGCAATTTCACAA GGAGAGAGAGCAGCCACCCAGATTTGCACAGCCTGGCTCTTTTGAGTATGAGTATGCCATGCGCTGGAAGGCACTCATTGAGATGGAGAAGCAGCAACAGGACCAAGTGGACCGCAATATCAAGGAAGCTCGTGAGAAgctggagatggagatggaggctGCTCGCCATGAGCACCAGGTCATGCTAATGAGGCAGG atTTGATGAGGCGCCAAGAAGAACTTCGGAGGATGGAAGAGCTGCACAACCAAGAGGTACAAAAACGAAAGCAATTGGAGCTCAG GCAGGAGGAAGAACGCAGGCGCCGTGAAGAAGAGATGCGACGACAGCAGGAGGAAATGATGCGGCGACAGCAGGAAGGATTCAAGGGAACCTTCCCTGATGCG agagAGCAGGAGATACGGATGGGCCAGATGGCTATGGGAG GTGCTATGGGCATAAACAACAGAGGCGCCATGCCACCTGCTCCTGTGCCAACTGGTACCCCAGCCCCTCCAGGACCAGCTACCATGATGCCAGATGGAACCTTGGGATTG GTCCGGGataggttcccggtgcctcctaaagagaaaaacgagaaaaaggacaagcagacacagaaagaacacacaggaaatggacagagcagacagggagtgcaGATAACAacagg acccCACCAACAACTGAACGCTTTGGCCAAGCTGCTACAATGGAAGGAATTGGGGCAATTGGTGGAACTCCTCCTGCATTCAACCGTGCAGCTCCTGGAGCTGAATTTGCTCCAAACAAACGTCGCCGATACTAATAAAGTTGCAGTGTCCTAG
- the NONO gene encoding non-POU domain-containing octamer-binding protein isoform X2, with translation MQSNKTFNLEKQNHTPRKHHQHHHPQHHPQQQQQQPPPPPIPANGQQASSQNEGLTIDLKNFRKPGEKTFTQRSRLFVGNLPPDITEEEMRKLFEKYGKAGEVFIHKDKGFGFIRLETRTLAEIAKVELDNMPLRGKQLRVRFACHSASLTVRNLPQYVSNELLEEAFSVFGQVERAVVIVDDRGRPSGKGIVEFSGKPAARKALDRCSEGSFLLTTFPRPVTVEPMDQLDDEEGLPEKLVIKNQQFHKEREQPPRFAQPGSFEYEYAMRWKALIEMEKQQQDQVDRNIKEAREKLEMEMEAARHEHQVMLMRQDLMRRQEELRRMEELHNQEVQKRKQLELRQEEERRRREEEMRRQQEEMMRRQQEGFKGTFPDAREQEIRMGQMAMGGAMGINNRGAMPPAPVPTGTPAPPGPATMMPDGTLGLTPPTTERFGQAATMEGIGAIGGTPPAFNRAAPGAEFAPNKRRRY, from the exons ATGCAGAGCAATAAAACCTTTAACCTGGAGAAGCAAAACCATACTCCAAGGAAACATCATCAGCATCACCATCCACAACACCACCCACAGCAACAACAGCAgcagccaccaccaccaccaatacctGCAAATGGGCAACAGGCCAGCAGCCAAA ATGAAGGCTTGACTATCGACCTGAAGAATTTTAGGAAACCAGGAGAGAAAACCTTTACCCAACGGAGCCGTCTCTTTGTGGGCAATCTTCCTCCTGACAtcactgaggaggaaatgaggaaaCTATTTGAAAAATATGGGAAAGCAGGCGAGGTCTTCATTCATAAGGATAAAGGCTTTGGCTTTATCCGCTTG GAAACACGAACCCTAGCGGAGATTGCCAAAGTGGAGCTGGACAACATGCCACTCCGTGGAAAGCAGCTGCGTGTGCGCTTTGCCTGCCATAGTGCATCTCTTACAGTCAGGAACCTTCCTCAGTACGTGTCCAATGAACTGCTGGAGGAGGCCTTTTCTGTGTTTGGTCAGGTGGAGAGGGCTGTAGTCATTGTGGATGATCGAGGAAGGCCCTCAGGAAAAGGCATTGTTGAGTTCTCAGGGAAGCCAGCTGCTCGGAAAGCTCTGGACAGATGCAGTGAAGGCTCCTTCCTGCTAACCAC ATTTCCTCGACCTGTGACTGTGGAGCCCATGGACCAATTAGATGATGAAGAGGGACTTCCAGAGAAGCTGGTTATAAAGAACCAGCAATTTCACAA GGAGAGAGAGCAGCCACCCAGATTTGCACAGCCTGGCTCTTTTGAGTATGAGTATGCCATGCGCTGGAAGGCACTCATTGAGATGGAGAAGCAGCAACAGGACCAAGTGGACCGCAATATCAAGGAAGCTCGTGAGAAgctggagatggagatggaggctGCTCGCCATGAGCACCAGGTCATGCTAATGAGGCAGG atTTGATGAGGCGCCAAGAAGAACTTCGGAGGATGGAAGAGCTGCACAACCAAGAGGTACAAAAACGAAAGCAATTGGAGCTCAG GCAGGAGGAAGAACGCAGGCGCCGTGAAGAAGAGATGCGACGACAGCAGGAGGAAATGATGCGGCGACAGCAGGAAGGATTCAAGGGAACCTTCCCTGATGCG agagAGCAGGAGATACGGATGGGCCAGATGGCTATGGGAG GTGCTATGGGCATAAACAACAGAGGCGCCATGCCACCTGCTCCTGTGCCAACTGGTACCCCAGCCCCTCCAGGACCAGCTACCATGATGCCAGATGGAACCTTGGGATTG acccCACCAACAACTGAACGCTTTGGCCAAGCTGCTACAATGGAAGGAATTGGGGCAATTGGTGGAACTCCTCCTGCATTCAACCGTGCAGCTCCTGGAGCTGAATTTGCTCCAAACAAACGTCGCCGATACTAA